In Mycoplasmopsis fermentans PG18, one genomic interval encodes:
- a CDS encoding M42 family peptidase, with protein MNKKEFKKRLIEYCETEGLSRYEENVAHALVKNINSKNFEVNYDNFGSLILHKKSKVKDAPKFMIAAHMDEVGYLVRQIHEDGQILLSSVGGIWANVAIGTKATLITSDNKRYSGLFGHTSVHIMEAEARNRAVTNKEIYADFGFKNKEEALKKNVQIGDRVLMSGETINFDNENLVGAKAMDNRAGVTTLEYIAHQLKDLDLAVDLYLVGTVQEEVGTRGAKTSVTVIDPQIAIALDTTSTHDTIGTIAGTTALGKGAAIRIMDGAMMANPRLVELMCKIGRKEKIKHYKFVAMGGGTDASALQYAKGGAATLTISLAQRYLHSPIGVCDIEDLMAAGDLIVETVKAINPKVYDQEIKYH; from the coding sequence ATGAATAAAAAAGAATTTAAAAAGAGATTAATTGAATACTGCGAAACGGAAGGATTGAGCAGATATGAAGAAAATGTAGCTCATGCATTAGTGAAAAATATAAATTCAAAAAACTTTGAAGTTAACTATGACAATTTTGGATCTTTAATTTTGCATAAAAAATCAAAAGTTAAAGATGCTCCTAAATTTATGATAGCTGCTCATATGGATGAAGTTGGTTATTTAGTACGTCAAATTCATGAAGATGGACAAATTCTTTTAAGCTCAGTTGGTGGAATTTGAGCAAATGTCGCAATAGGCACTAAAGCAACTTTAATTACTAGTGACAATAAAAGATATAGCGGACTTTTCGGACACACTTCAGTTCACATTATGGAAGCAGAAGCTAGAAATAGAGCGGTAACAAATAAAGAAATTTATGCTGATTTTGGCTTTAAAAACAAAGAAGAGGCATTAAAGAAAAATGTTCAAATTGGTGATCGTGTTTTAATGTCGGGTGAAACAATCAATTTTGACAATGAAAACTTAGTTGGAGCTAAAGCTATGGACAATAGAGCTGGAGTTACAACACTAGAATATATAGCTCATCAATTAAAAGATTTAGACTTAGCAGTTGATTTATATTTAGTTGGAACAGTTCAAGAAGAAGTAGGTACTAGAGGTGCTAAAACCTCAGTTACTGTTATTGATCCTCAAATTGCAATAGCACTAGATACAACCAGCACTCATGATACTATTGGTACTATTGCGGGTACTACCGCACTAGGTAAAGGCGCAGCCATTAGAATCATGGATGGAGCTATGATGGCTAATCCAAGACTAGTTGAATTAATGTGTAAAATAGGCAGAAAAGAAAAAATCAAACACTACAAATTTGTTGCTATGGGTGGCGGTACTGATGCTAGTGCGCTTCAATATGCTAAAGGTGGAGCAGCCACTTTAACTATCTCTTTAGCTCAAAGATATCTTCATTCTCCAATTGGAGTTTGTGACATAGAAGACTTGATGGCAGCTGGTGATTTAATTGTTGAAACAGTTAAAGCAATTAATCCTAAAGTTTACGATCAAGAAATTAAATATCATTAA
- a CDS encoding YneF family protein — translation MGTGSWIGLVIGMAILFFLMGGFIAFIVSKKMFEKQIKENPPITEKMIRAMFLQMGRKASESQIKAVMRSMTNAKDEK, via the coding sequence ATGGGTACAGGTTCATGAATCGGATTAGTTATTGGTATGGCAATCTTATTCTTTTTAATGGGTGGTTTTATTGCTTTTATCGTTTCAAAGAAAATGTTCGAAAAACAAATTAAAGAAAACCCTCCTATTACTGAAAAAATGATTAGAGCTATGTTCTTACAAATGGGAAGAAAAGCTTCAGAATCACAAATTAAAGCTGTTATGCGTTCAATGACAAATGCTAAAGATGAAAAATAA
- the topA gene encoding type I DNA topoisomerase yields MNNLVIVESPNKVETIKKYLGSDYDVIASVGHIAIMSTRKGEQGLGIDLENWEPFYSLDNSKKNVIKNLKEAIAKADVIYIATDPDREGEAIGDHIVNFLIEKDRNKNKKKYYRIKYNEITKEAIQKAIQNPTELDQNLINSQKARRMLDRIIGFKLSQLMQKKISNSPRTPSAGRVQSIALKLVVDREDEINAFVPRGYHKVEAKLNETLSASIYIDKHPAAEKNWVYPEELEKVKEQISIEPINVLEVEDIKEARKTLAKYTPLKQAVLYKKSPLTSKQTQIAAQKLYEGYGDGGLISYPRTDSTRLSQHFLNIARSYIKNKFGEEYILQEIKGFAGDQDAHEAIRPTDINLLPEVAKAKFNLDNSEYIVYKLIYEHTLMSLINPPIKANKTYTFKKNKLTFKANVSKTIFPGYYLVKNENEDIEDPNYQIQQKVDVLEYQITNHETKPPARYTEGSLIEALDNIKVGRPSTFATTVAVNLERKYFENIDKSLHHTEFGRLVLSKLLDGFPDIINEGYTAEVEEQLDLIASNKTTVQPIMYDFWKRFNKTYENATETLELIAIALEYLNEKCPDDGGELIVRNNKRNDTKFVGCANFPKCHYARSVEGEENKRPKRRWFFKKKK; encoded by the coding sequence ATGAATAATTTAGTTATAGTGGAATCTCCAAACAAAGTTGAGACAATTAAAAAATATTTAGGAAGCGATTATGATGTGATTGCTTCTGTTGGTCATATCGCTATTATGAGTACTAGGAAAGGCGAACAAGGTTTAGGAATTGATTTAGAAAATTGAGAGCCTTTTTACTCATTAGACAATAGTAAAAAAAATGTTATTAAAAACCTTAAAGAAGCCATAGCAAAAGCCGATGTTATTTATATTGCAACTGACCCTGATAGAGAAGGAGAAGCAATTGGAGATCACATAGTTAACTTTTTAATTGAAAAAGATCGTAATAAAAATAAGAAAAAATACTACCGTATTAAATACAATGAAATAACAAAAGAAGCTATTCAAAAAGCAATTCAAAATCCAACAGAACTAGATCAAAATTTAATTAATTCACAAAAAGCAAGAAGAATGCTTGATAGAATTATTGGTTTCAAATTAAGCCAATTAATGCAAAAGAAAATTTCAAATAGTCCTCGTACTCCAAGTGCAGGACGTGTACAATCAATTGCTCTTAAATTAGTAGTTGATCGTGAAGATGAAATTAATGCATTTGTGCCTCGTGGTTATCACAAAGTTGAAGCTAAATTAAATGAAACATTAAGTGCTTCTATTTATATAGATAAACATCCAGCAGCAGAAAAAAACTGAGTTTATCCTGAAGAATTAGAAAAAGTTAAAGAACAAATTAGCATTGAACCAATTAATGTTTTAGAAGTAGAAGATATTAAAGAAGCAAGAAAAACTTTAGCTAAATATACGCCACTTAAACAAGCAGTTTTATATAAGAAAAGTCCGCTAACTTCTAAACAAACTCAAATTGCAGCTCAAAAACTTTATGAAGGTTATGGTGATGGTGGTTTGATTAGTTATCCTAGAACTGATAGTACTAGATTGAGTCAACATTTCTTAAATATTGCTAGAAGTTATATTAAAAATAAATTCGGTGAAGAATATATTCTTCAAGAAATCAAAGGCTTTGCAGGCGATCAAGATGCCCATGAAGCTATTAGACCAACTGATATAAACTTACTGCCTGAAGTTGCTAAAGCTAAATTTAATTTAGATAATAGTGAATACATTGTTTATAAGCTAATTTATGAACACACACTTATGTCTTTAATTAATCCACCAATTAAAGCTAATAAAACTTATACCTTTAAAAAAAATAAGTTAACTTTTAAAGCTAATGTAAGTAAAACCATATTCCCAGGTTACTATCTTGTTAAAAATGAAAATGAAGATATTGAAGATCCTAATTATCAAATACAACAAAAAGTGGATGTTTTAGAATATCAAATAACAAATCATGAAACTAAACCACCAGCTCGTTACACTGAAGGTTCATTAATTGAAGCTTTAGATAATATTAAAGTTGGACGTCCTTCAACTTTTGCAACTACTGTTGCAGTAAACTTGGAAAGAAAATATTTTGAAAATATTGATAAAAGTTTACATCATACAGAATTTGGCCGTTTAGTTTTAAGTAAATTATTAGATGGTTTTCCAGATATTATTAATGAAGGCTATACAGCTGAAGTTGAAGAACAATTAGACTTAATTGCTTCAAATAAAACTACTGTTCAACCTATTATGTATGATTTTTGAAAACGTTTTAATAAGACTTATGAAAATGCAACTGAAACATTAGAATTAATTGCTATTGCACTTGAATATTTAAATGAAAAATGTCCAGATGATGGCGGTGAATTAATTGTTCGTAATAATAAAAGAAATGATACAAAATTTGTTGGTTGTGCTAACTTCCCTAAATGTCACTATGCTCGTAGTGTTGAAGGAGAAGAAAACAAAAGACCAAAAAGAAGATGATTCTTTAAAAAGAAAAAATAA
- the rpsF gene encoding 30S ribosomal protein S6: MHKYEIMMILDPKADAKKSIDLVESIFKKSNVKKAEKLERTDLAYPIKGSLKAQYLLFEIEAESHLIAELTRRVNISKDIWRHLAINLDSERGYGKVKKESHRAKYEEKKEFKKSNKSAEAGEKVAEEKAAKKPRSAKKESQEKEVKPRQSKAKKVE, from the coding sequence ATGCACAAATATGAAATTATGATGATACTTGATCCTAAGGCAGATGCCAAGAAGAGCATTGACTTAGTTGAAAGTATTTTCAAAAAATCAAATGTTAAAAAAGCTGAAAAGCTTGAAAGAACTGACTTAGCATATCCAATCAAAGGATCATTAAAAGCTCAATACTTACTTTTTGAAATTGAAGCTGAAAGTCACTTAATTGCTGAATTAACTCGTCGTGTTAATATCTCAAAAGATATTTGAAGACATTTAGCAATTAACTTAGATTCTGAAAGAGGATATGGGAAAGTTAAAAAAGAAAGCCATAGAGCAAAATATGAAGAAAAGAAAGAATTCAAAAAATCAAATAAATCAGCTGAAGCTGGTGAAAAAGTAGCTGAAGAAAAAGCTGCTAAAAAACCTAGATCAGCTAAAAAAGAATCACAAGAAAAAGAAGTTAAACCACGTCAAAGTAAAGCTAAAAAAGTTGAATAG
- a CDS encoding single-stranded DNA-binding protein — MNKVLLVGRISNDIRMYRTNSGISYARTSIAVNRRSSNDKITDFIPIVAWRNSAEFLNNYASKGALVSIEGSFTSSQYEGQNGTVWSYEVTVDNISLLEPRSVREQRTGKSGEYSATTPSFNQANYQQSKNQNTTKKAASSQTKNNSKQNENQFGGFLLDGEDENEDSYHTFSIDVDEN, encoded by the coding sequence ATGAACAAAGTATTACTTGTAGGTCGTATTTCAAATGATATAAGAATGTACAGAACAAATAGTGGCATTTCATATGCTAGAACTTCTATAGCAGTAAATCGTCGTTCTTCAAATGACAAAATTACTGATTTTATTCCTATTGTTGCATGAAGAAATTCAGCAGAATTTTTAAATAACTATGCTTCAAAAGGAGCTCTTGTTTCAATTGAAGGTTCATTTACTTCATCACAATATGAAGGACAAAATGGAACAGTTTGATCATATGAAGTTACAGTTGACAATATTTCATTACTTGAACCTCGTTCAGTAAGAGAACAAAGAACAGGCAAAAGTGGAGAATATTCAGCAACAACTCCTTCATTTAATCAAGCAAATTATCAACAATCTAAAAATCAAAATACAACTAAAAAAGCAGCATCAAGCCAAACTAAAAATAATTCAAAACAAAATGAAAACCAATTTGGTGGATTTTTACTTGATGGCGAAGATGAAAATGAAGATAGCTATCATACATTTTCAATTGATGTTGATGAAAATTAG
- the rpsR gene encoding 30S ribosomal protein S18 — MMVFNNKKKNNFRRRRCETCDQKLTYVDYKDVEFLSKFITATGQIKPHSATGACAKDQRKIANAIKRARFMALIPYSKDRVRLVK; from the coding sequence ATCATGGTATTTAATAACAAAAAGAAAAATAACTTTAGACGTCGTAGATGTGAAACTTGTGATCAAAAATTAACTTATGTTGATTACAAAGATGTTGAATTCTTAAGCAAATTTATTACAGCAACAGGTCAAATTAAACCTCACTCAGCTACTGGTGCATGTGCAAAAGATCAAAGAAAAATTGCAAATGCAATCAAAAGAGCTCGTTTTATGGCACTTATTCCTTATTCAAAAGATCGTGTTCGTTTAGTTAAATAA
- a CDS encoding Sua5/YciO/YrdC/YwlC family protein has translation MNFEKIFICTTDTVTGIGGPICQETLDALYYLKKRPKSKKIMILVASLKQAQSFKEWTKEANDLALKYWPGAYSIITNNQGFRMPNNKKLLEFLEKNGPMYVTSANVSTQEPIDIKDAHKVFPEVKNVYNFGKGKGVASHIIDAQSNEWLR, from the coding sequence ATGAATTTTGAAAAAATATTTATTTGCACAACAGACACAGTAACAGGCATTGGCGGACCTATTTGCCAAGAAACCTTAGATGCTCTTTATTATCTTAAAAAAAGACCTAAAAGTAAAAAAATAATGATTTTAGTTGCCTCATTAAAACAAGCTCAAAGTTTTAAAGAATGAACTAAAGAAGCAAATGATTTAGCCTTAAAATATTGACCTGGAGCTTATTCTATTATTACTAATAACCAAGGTTTCAGAATGCCAAATAACAAAAAATTATTAGAATTTTTAGAAAAAAATGGACCTATGTATGTAACAAGTGCTAACGTCTCAACTCAAGAACCGATTGATATTAAAGATGCTCATAAAGTTTTTCCAGAAGTTAAAAATGTTTATAACTTTGGAAAAGGCAAAGGTGTAGCTAGTCATATTATTGATGCTCAAAGTAATGAATGATTGCGATAA
- a CDS encoding trigger factor-related chaperone, whose product MIKYVLETKTIEFKDKEWKQIQNNFLMESIKEGKKISPDQLIEEAFKSDTNKIVESMGKELKEKYLNCLAFSPIVVVEDITKDKAKAVVTIVIYPKAEFDKIDINIKPDGKYEMVTKGAIDEIYKKFVDDYPLLKEVEDQSKENDYVRYNISVSKDKKEILSRKDLDKKIVKDENPNSINSQLMNRKVNESFSVNTPENENIKITVTKVFRPIKTKLTNDNIKEIKIEGINTLDDLYNQLSMNLKNEMASSYLLDYMKKAIETVGNKYGFDLPPILLDTQVNDFIKSKLAMLPPDKANLLRNAIENKQKDGYEIFDLAKTNVRNSLLDAIIEFTFSLLIKNKITEKEAEEFYKSIKEKTLISTGSNELTKAQSDVILAKQKAALNLLYLNDKESYEAVSKDLELTI is encoded by the coding sequence AAACCATTGAATTTAAAGACAAAGAATGAAAACAAATTCAAAATAATTTTTTAATGGAAAGCATTAAAGAAGGCAAGAAAATTTCACCTGACCAATTAATTGAAGAAGCTTTTAAATCAGATACAAATAAAATAGTTGAATCAATGGGTAAAGAATTAAAAGAAAAATATCTAAATTGTTTAGCTTTTTCGCCTATTGTTGTTGTCGAAGATATTACTAAAGATAAAGCTAAAGCTGTTGTTACAATTGTAATTTATCCAAAAGCTGAATTCGATAAAATTGACATAAATATTAAACCAGATGGTAAATATGAAATGGTGACAAAAGGTGCTATTGATGAAATTTACAAAAAATTTGTTGATGATTATCCTTTACTTAAAGAAGTTGAAGACCAATCAAAAGAAAATGATTATGTTAGATATAATATTTCAGTTTCTAAAGACAAAAAAGAAATATTGTCACGTAAAGATTTAGATAAAAAAATTGTAAAAGATGAAAATCCTAACTCAATTAATAGTCAATTAATGAATCGTAAAGTTAATGAATCATTTTCAGTAAATACACCAGAAAATGAAAACATTAAAATTACAGTTACTAAAGTTTTTCGTCCAATTAAAACTAAATTAACAAATGACAACATAAAAGAAATCAAAATTGAAGGCATTAATACTCTTGATGATCTTTATAATCAATTGTCAATGAATTTGAAAAATGAAATGGCTTCAAGTTATTTATTAGATTACATGAAAAAAGCAATTGAAACAGTTGGAAATAAATATGGTTTTGATTTACCACCTATTTTATTAGATACACAAGTAAATGATTTTATTAAAAGTAAATTAGCAATGTTACCTCCAGATAAAGCTAATCTATTAAGAAATGCAATAGAAAATAAACAAAAAGATGGTTATGAAATTTTTGATTTAGCAAAAACAAATGTTCGTAATTCTCTTTTAGACGCAATTATTGAATTTACTTTTTCATTGTTAATTAAAAACAAAATTACAGAAAAAGAAGCAGAAGAATTTTACAAATCAATTAAAGAAAAAACTTTAATTTCAACTGGCTCAAATGAATTAACAAAAGCTCAATCTGATGTTATTTTAGCTAAACAAAAAGCAGCTCTTAACTTGCTTTATCTTAATGATAAAGAAAGTTATGAAGCTGTTTCAAAAGATTTAGAATTAACTATTTAA